One genomic window of Cannabis sativa cultivar Pink pepper isolate KNU-18-1 chromosome 2, ASM2916894v1, whole genome shotgun sequence includes the following:
- the LOC133034914 gene encoding uncharacterized mitochondrial protein AtMg00810-like: MDVKSTFLNGLLKEEVYVEQPKGFEDPHFPDHVYKLDKALYGLKQAPRAWYERLTEFLLSHDYKRGNVDKTLFIKNINSDVIVAQIYVDDIVFGSTSNSEVHVFVSQMQKEFEMSMVGELTYFLGLQVKQSDEGTFVTQSKYAKNLVKKFGLEKAKHTNTPMSTTLKLSKDEQGVRVDQTLYRSMIGSLLYLTASRPDICYSVGVCARYQANPMESHLSAVKRIIRYVNSTIDFGIWFSKDTNSNLVCFSDADWAGNADDRKSTSGGCFYLGNNLVSWHSKKQNSISLSTAEAEYIAAGSCCTQLLWMKQMMADYGFDLKTLTIFFFFFL, from the coding sequence atggatgtcaaatccacttttttgaatgggctgttaaaagaagaggtgtatgtggaacaacctaaagggtttgaggatcctcattttcctgatcatgtttataagttagacaaggcgttgtatggtctaaaacaagcaccacgtgcttggtatgagcgtctaactgaattcttgctttctcatgattacaagagaggaaatgttgataaaacacttttcatcaaaaacattaattctgatgtgattgttgctcaaatatatgttgatgatattgtgtttggctctacctctaactctgaagtgcatgtttttgtttcccaaatgcaaaaggagttcgaaatgagtatggtaggtgaactcacttattttctcggtcttcaagtgaagcaatcagatgagggaacttttgtcactcaaagcaagtatgcaaagaatttggtgaaaaagtttggtcttgagaaagccaaacataccaacactcccatgagcacaactttgaaattaagcaaagatgaacaaggagtaagggtagatcaaactttgtatcgaagtatgataggtagtttgctttatcttactgctagtcgtcctgacatttgttatagtgttggtgtttgtgcacgatatcaggcaaatcccatggaatcccatctttctgctgtgaaaagaatcattcgctatgtaaatagcactattgattttgggatttggttttcaaaagacactaattctaaccttgtttgctttagtgatgctgattgggcaggtaatgcagatgatagaaaaagtactagtggtggatgtttctatcttggaaacaatctggtttcatggcatagcaagaagcaaaactcaatctctctgtccacagctgaggctgagtacattgcggcgggtagttgttgtacccaattgttatggatgaaacaaatgatggctgattatgggtttgatttgaaaacgttaaccatctttttttttttttttttatga